The following nucleotide sequence is from Lacinutrix sp. Hel_I_90.
ACAATTAATGGAGATCGATGGTGGGACTTCTCCTATTTGTATCATAGCTATTGCATCATCAGTGAAGTGCGTAGGAATAGGTGTTGCTAGTATAGCTCTAAGTTATAATATAACTAGAGATCAAGAGTAATAGAGTCCATGAGTCTGAATTTTATAACGTTTTGATCTATACTATCACAAATCAAAATACTATACAAGTTAAATTTTCAAAACACAAATTATGAAAACACAAAACACAAATAAATTAGAATTTATTAAAAGAGATTTACTAGAGTTGAACGATAGTCAGTTACTTGATGTAAATGGAGGAAGCACACCAACTACTTTGTTATGCTCGATAATAATAGTATCGATTATAACAACTATTCCAGGAGACCAAGGTCCAACTGGTGATGTTATTTTCGAAGATGGGTTTTAGTAAAATTTAATAAATGTTAACTGTTATTAACAAAAAACCCAACGCATAGCGTTGGGTTTTTTATTATTATCTCGTAAAAAGAAATTATTTCTCTTTAACGTTTTCTTCGTCTTCCTCTTTACTTGCATCTTTAAACTCCTTAATGCCACTTCCTAATCCGCGCATTAATTCTGGAATTTTTTTACCTCCAAATAAGAGTAATATTAAAACCACGATTAGTGCAATTTGCCAAGGCCCAATCATTCCTAAAAATATACTTCCTGAAATCATAATAATAGATTTAAAGTACAAAGTTACTAATTAAAGTATTTATAATGCGTTAAAAAAGTAATTTCCTTAAAAAGCCTTAATGAGTAACTTTATATTTATTTGTGAGGTGTAAAAATAAATTAATTTTTACAAAGAATGGTTGAAGCTGTATTCTCTGATGTAGTAACATGGTTTTCATTAGGAATACAACTAGTAGCATCATTAAGGATAATCATAGTATTGCTACCGCCCTTAATTCTAATTAATTGTTTTACAGAAAGTTCTGTAATCGTTTGTTTTTTTAAAAATAATCTTGTGTTTGCTTGAGATTTCATAATGTTATTTATTTTGTGTTTCAGTGTAAACTTATCTTAATAAAAATTGAAAGAGAAATCAAGATTCCCTATTTTTATAAAATTCGGCAGTACATTAATAATATAATGCGTTTAATAAAGGCTCTTAAACCCTTAAAACATTGATATAAATAAGATTAGATCCCTAATGAATATAAAAAAGCCTTTATCCTTAACGCTCTTCTCTTTTGTTATCATCTTGACGACAATATCCTCAAAAAGAGACCAATCTCTTGTTCAGTACCAAAAGTCAGCATTAGAAGATTCAATTAGAAAAAATATTTATAATAATCCAGATAAAGCGATTTTTTTTATTCATAAGTATCTAAAGCAGACTAAGAAAAAAGATAAAGTTTTAATGGCTTATGGTGCTTTGGGTGTTGCTCATGATTT
It contains:
- a CDS encoding class I lanthipeptide, producing MKKQESNKLDFTKKSIIELNEGQLMEIDGGTSPICIIAIASSVKCVGIGVASIALSYNITRDQE
- the tatA gene encoding twin-arginine translocase TatA/TatE family subunit encodes the protein MISGSIFLGMIGPWQIALIVVLILLLFGGKKIPELMRGLGSGIKEFKDASKEEDEENVKEK
- a CDS encoding class I lanthipeptide; the protein is MKSQANTRLFLKKQTITELSVKQLIRIKGGSNTMIILNDATSCIPNENHVTTSENTASTILCKN